DNA from Strix aluco isolate bStrAlu1 chromosome 2, bStrAlu1.hap1, whole genome shotgun sequence:
AAAAATTGATAGTAGTATTCCTTTAAGATAAACAGATATTTCCATAAGCAGCTAGTATTTCTCTGTCAACAACTGTATTGGAGATTTATGAAACTACAAGACTATGTGTTATTTTTGTAGTCTTTCACATTTCAATGACACCAGCACTATGCCACAAAGCATCCAATTCTGTATATTCTGTCCTAGAGCTCAGCTGAAAAAATGTTAGGGAAAAGTAGGAAGGACAGTAGGTGGTCTAGGTTAAATTTCCAGACCCAAGTAAAAGGAGAACTAGCGCGATTTGCTGCTTTTAATAAGAGACTCATTTCTCCCCCAGATAAAATATTACACTCTACAATGACAATGTTCCActagttcaggaaaaaaagttcAGAGTGGTGGTGGGaaaatcaatacattttaatCTAAGTATCAAGTTTTTCCTGAACAgatctcttcccttcttccttaAATAATAAGCTGGTTGACATGTTTATATTACAGTTATAGCTAGGATATTTTTAGGAACAATGAATAAGTGTTTTTAGCAAGTAGGTTGCTTATATTCAAGACTGTTAAAAGATTCTGTACCTTTTGGGAGTTATAGAAATAATCCTGAATATGCAAAAGTACATGAAGAATACAGTTGTAATAGAGATTTTGAAAGCATAATCTTTCACTCATTCCTTTGAATAACCTCACTCTCCATGTAAGGGGTTTAGAGCAGATTAGGGAAAGCATTTTTGTGGGACCATCTTGTTAAAATATGGACAAAACAGCACTGTCCTTTCTCAAGAAGCTAATTCAATACTATCGCTAAAACACAATGAAATTAATAGGGAAGTTCTGCTTGACAGAAGAGCAGATACTTGGGCGCAAAACATATTTCCTCACCAACGCCTGTATTTGATGCACTAGATATTTTAAAGACACACCGTATTTCATCCTATTCAGATGTTAACCTCCAAGTATTACCCCACTttggccctgatcctgcaaataaCTCCCCACGCACTTAACTGTGAGCCTAAAGAAGCCCGTGACCTCACCAGAACCAGCTGAATGTTTCACTAGCCATGTGTGCATTGGCAGGATCAGGGCCTTCATAAGGTTCAATGAAACTTATTAATCACTCACGACCAACTCACTCAACTCTTCACtgctatttggaaagaaaatatcgGAGCACTATACACTACATTAAAAAATAGAAGTCTGCATTGAAATATGTTAGGCATGTCTTTTTATAGCTAAATCAAGATAAAGTGAGTTACACAGGTAATGTACCATAACCATGCTATTGTAAGGGGAGAGGACAAGTTTCATTTTGCCTTAGGGGGACTTAACATGCCCCAAGTATTGGCAACATGAAAATTATCAGTAAACACCTAACATGACAAAATGTATATGAAAAGATGGTGCTTACTTATAGCTTTATATAGGCTAGTGTTCAAAGATGTTAAGCAACATGTTTTCTGCTGATTTCAAAAGCTCCATCAGCTACCTACAAGATGATGTTGTTTAGTTTGCTAGTTGATACAAAACCAGTTTACAGAAAAACACCAATCACAAAAATAAGTATGTTCAAGACTTACCACTCTCCCATTTCGACTGGACTAATAAGATGCTGGGTTACTCATAAAACATAGTATGAACAATCTGAGTGATGCCATAATTTATATAATGATGCATTTCAAATGCTCCCACACTTCAGTTTCAAGTTACATTTGCTACTGCTCTAGTCCTCTCTCAGACAACGTTATTCCAGGGCTAGAAGTTACCAAGGGGAAAGGTTAGTTTAGACATAAAGTCTTCGGAAGCTGCTCATCCAACACATACGGCTTTATTTTCAAGGTCAATGTTgaatattttcagtcatttaatCATATACAGCATGAGAGAGTAATGAGAGTTCTGCAGTGGTGGATGACCCACTACAGATGTAGTAGATTAAAAGGCGTTAATCCCCACTGATTCCACGCTCCTCTCGCAGTTCAGTAGAAAAGAGCATTCTCCAAGCAGAtcgcttttttaaaaaaaacaacagtgttGGACTGCTTAAATAAAACGCTGTACTTTAAGGAATGTCTGGCTTTGGAGAAGCTGATGGAGAAGTAAACCAAATGAATAATTCAATgcattttttccctgcttgaatgtTTCTGCAGTTCAAGCTAAAATTACAGTTGTGTAAACTCCATGTTTACTTTTGAgatgtaacattttaaagaaaacaaatcaattaTTGCTTTTTTCCCTTAACAGACTGCAGAACAGAGGAATTTAAAGCATTAACAGTTCATCTGTAAGACCTAAGATGACGAAGTCCGACACTAATGAAAACTCTTTTCacgttgttttgtttttttttttttatctttaaggGGAAGAGAATACATACGTGCATTAAGTTTAGCACTGATGAATGCTGTGTGATGCAAAAAGGAACtatatcacatttttttaaaaaaggaacaaaatatttgcagaaaactgtagataatggaagaaaaatgtttgcataCCTAATTATACGAAACTTATATGCAAAAATCTAAGTAATGAAATGTGTAACATCATTAAAGTTGAACTTTTGCAAACACGGCAGCAACTTAGATTTAAACAACTTTTCATTTGTTGCAAAATGTGAAAGTGAAGTCAAAAAGTAAACTACaaataataatacagaaaattgCAAGTACCATCAactatcacaaaaaaaaaatgatggtgCGTATGTTATATAATCTGACACTTAAAGCAAACGCGGCACAAATATCTGTCTTTAGTTTTCCTacttgaaaaaaagtaaatttattgtTGCTGGCAGGATGATATGGATGAAATAACCAGGAtaaggggggaaggggagaaagaggagcCAAGAAATCAGATCCATTCAATGAGCCTTCAAACTCACTTCAGCAGTAGGGATAAATAATTTAATCAactcagcttcattttttttccaagctccCTAGCGCAATAGgcagatattaaaaaataaaactttaaaattcatGAGTAGTTGTGTGTGGAAGAACTATCACTATATAATACGAAATACAAAGTGATATCAATACAAGCACTTTTTTTGTGCATATGCATTTACATGTGCATTTTAACTCAACTTTTCACCACATGAAAAGGAATTATTGGTGAAATTTATATAtggaactttctttttttatttctctttttcaaattaCACTTTGGGGGGTGGGCGAGTACCTGCAATCAAAGATTTTCAACACCATTTGGCTTTTTGGCTAACATGAGCACTACGTGACAAGGTGCTGTAGTTTGAAAGATTTGAAATAACAAGCAGAGTTCAACAAATGCTGCTATAGTACTCCCTAATTAGGGGAAAATAtgtagaaaacagtaatttgGTAAAAGTCACCAATATCATATGGTACCATTACCATGACAAATGATCAATCATCATTTTAATGAGGTGATTTTAATCTCAATTTTCCAGAACAAGtcaatacatataaaaataaaactcgGTGATGAAAAGGTGTTCCTTCCTTTTATAATTTATGAAGGATATATgaataaatacagagaaaaactAACTGCAGTAAGTGGTCAGAAGCTTcgaaaatattaatatttggtATCATATATAGTCAGATAGGCAATAATTTTTGGAATCTAAATCAAACCACCGACTTCTTGCCATGTGAAACAATCAGGTCACCTCAGCAGTTACATTTCAGTGGTTGACTGGTGTCAGCGATGCCTAAATCCACAGATTTTCAAACTATCCAATGTTTACGGTGTGTGTGTGAAATGAAATGATGTAGTGAAGTTAACAGCAACCTTTAGTGCCAAACATCACCCAGCCAAGACTAAGGTTAATATTTCCCATAGCCACCAAGATACAATAAATACATATAACCTGCATTACTTGATATCGTAGGTTAATCTTAGCATTATATATTCAAAGCTCGGATTTAGGGTCTAAAACGTAGCTTTTATTTAAGTTAATTTTGCCACATTATGAAAATTAAGATTACTGGCAGTTTAAGGGTACGACCTATCGCCTTTTGCCTTTAGCAACTGGATTTACGGAGCTAAAACCCACGGGGCAAAACTAAGCAACACCTCGCCCGAAACATTTCCATGGTTAATGtgtggctctgctgcagctgaggCGATGAGAAGTTGGCCGGGGCCGCTGTGCCCCCTCCGCAGGAAAGGGCTGTTCCCTCGGCGGAGATGGGAGGAAGGGACAACCTTTTGTCCGCCCGCTTTAACTTTCGTTTTTACACGGCGCCGGTATGTAACCTCGCGGGGAAGCAGCTCTTTCTTATTTAAATCGCAAAGAAGCCGCCCCCAACGAGGCAGGGCCGGAGGTTTCGCGCCGGCCGGCTCCGGGGCCGAGCGGCTGCCGCCGGGGCGGGAACCGGCCCCGGGACCCGGACTGGGACCGGGACCAGCTCCAGCCCCGCCGAGGGCCTTCCCCCGCCCTAGGCAGTCCCCGGGACCCGCCCGCTGGAGTTGGACTCAACTTCGCCGCTTTTCCTTCCTCCGCGCAGCCCAGCCGTGCCCtgctccggccgccgccgcgcctgaGTCTGAGGGCAGGGCGCGACCGGCATCGCCCCCGGCCCCgaggggcgggcgggagcggcggggagggggggtcgtCCCGGGCCCCATCCGCGGGGGCAGTGGGGCGGGATGTGCCGGGCCGGCGGggtgcctccccctccccgcccgccgacGGGGCCCGCGGCGGTGCCGCCGAGCCGCCCGCGGCCCGCGGAAGGGGGGAGAGgtccggcccccgccgccgcggcaggTTCCCTGCGCGCTCGGGGGCAGCCGCCGGTAGGAGCAGCGGGggacggcggcggggaggcgccCGCCTGTCCGCTCGGACCCAGCGAGGACCCCTGTAAGTGCCTGctcgggggaggcgggggggagccggcggccccgggagccccccgcacgccgccgccccgggggggaGGGAGGCGGCAGCCCCGGAGCCCGGGCGGGGACGGCGGCAGCGGCCGGCGGCTGCGCGGCTCGGGGGCGGCTCGGGAGGCGCCGGGACCGGGCGCGTTTTGCCGCCGCCGGACCCGCCGcggccggggggctgcggccgAGAAGAGGAAAAGCTTCTCCGGGACGACCTGTCACCTGCAGTTCTTCAGCGAGGCGCCCCAAGGCAGCCCTCGCCCCGCTTTACTGACGGGCAGAAAATGATTCCCGCATCAGCTTCCTCCTAGGAAGAGGCACGGGGAGCACCGTACCAACGGCAGACCGAGCGAGCCAGGCACAGAGTCAGAAATTCTTCGCGATGCGCAATAAAGTTGGTCGCATTAAGACGTTGAATAAATGTCGTGAAATGTTCTTTGCGGTATGACTTCTCTTTGGCGATGGATGTGCCTGTGACAGTTACTTTAGGAATTAGTAATCGGGCAGTAGATTGAAGATTCCAAGTGAttaaaagctttgctttttttttttttttttttttaaattttaaatatatataattcagGGCTCTCTTGAAGTGAAGCTCAGTAAATGCTGCAAAGCAGCAGAGTTTGCCACTCcagtttatttgcaaataaagGTCCTGATTACTAACACTTAAAGTACCGAGGGCGAAATTTGCTAATTACACATCACACACACGAAACCCCAAACTGTCAGATTAGTAGCATGCCAGCATGTTTGCAGTCGCTAGCATCCCTCCCGTGTGCACATTTACTAAACGCAGCTTGCTAGCAGAGCTCGCTCTACGGTAAATCGTCCAGGTTTGAAATTAATAGATACTTATAGTGCGTCTCAAAAAGCAGCTGAACATTCACTCTTCACAACATATTGGAGCGCTATACGGAACATAAAAACGAAGCTAAGAATTGGCAGATGAGATTTACCGTTCATATCTGCTACTTGATTTCTGGAGGGAATGTGAAAAAGACCTGACAGATACGTTTAGCGATTGATTCTCCCTTCATAAGGTACAAACACAAAAAGCAAGGCAGAGACAATGCCGAAATGCATTAAACCTCAAAATCGATTAGAGCCCGTCAGAAGATCTTTTAAAACAATACAAATCGTGAACCTGTGCGTAATATTTTATTCCAAAGGACACTAAATTTCCCGTGAATCTGCTGCCTTGTTCACTGGCCGGttcatgagaggaaaaaaaaaaaaaaaaacaaaaaaacaaaaaaaaaccccaaacaacaaaaaaccaacaaaccaaaacacaacaactTCTCGCTTGCAGTTACAGACAACTATCAGGAGGAAAGGACAGCGTGATGTGACGCCAAGTGTGAGTTAATGAATTTACGCCTCTGCTCCTGCAGGAGCGAGCCCGGTCTGTAGCTCCCTAGTTGATGGATGCCCATTAATACACCTGCATTCCCGTCTCGGCCGTGGGGAGGCACGCAGGGAGCCAGTGCGGAGCGGCACAGTTTTGCCAAGTCCTTTCGAAACGTCAATACCCTTCAAGTTACACCCAAAGGAGAGCGATTTCTCTTGATTTCCGAGCGTACAGATGACCGGGGCGGGTTTTCTGCCAGTAACCTTCTACCTTCCTATATGTGCCTgcgtgcgcgtgtgtgtgtgtgtgtgtctgtgtatacaTATCTATCTCCTAGAGAGGGATTAATTAGCCGGGTTTGAGCTGAAAGAGGCTGCAGTGACGAGCCCAGTGGCGATTGGCCGCCCGCCTGGCTGGCCCTGCCTTTATAATTTCCACACGAGTGCATCTGGGCTCTTATACAAACCAACAGCCAGCTTCTTCtgacatatacacacacacacacggcacTTTTTTCCACCATCTGATTAACCACCCTGCACACACAGAGTGATTACTACgggaaaacataaataaatacgAAGAGGTTTTATTATTTTGACTACTGGAAGCCTCGCTGTGTCTCAGtgcaacttttgtttttcttgctgctggggaaggtgcAGCTCTCGATGCTTTCCTCTCACTCACGGAccctttaaaaaaagggggaggaaaaataTCGCCCCCTCCagtcccccgcccgcccccccccaccccaccccacccccaccccccccgccacacACACTTCAAGACGGCTGATctaaaaaagcaggaagagagcatctgaggagcagcagccccagcgcattttgaaaaacatttgttacATTTCAGAGTGCGGCAGCCTGTTTCTCCTCTGAAGTTGGCTCCAGCCTTAGCAGCCGCATTGGATCCCACAGCCTATTGCGAGACTCCGGTATACAACCCGGATCTCTGCCCCAACATGATCGCGGCCCAGGCCAAGCTGGTGTATCATCTGAATAAATACTACAACGAGAAATGCCAAGCCAGGAAAGCTGCCATCGCCAAAACGATCCGAGAAGTCTGCAAAGTGGTGTCGGACGTGCTGAAGGAGGTGGAGGTGCAGGAGCCTCGCTTCATCAGCTCCTTGAACGAGATGGACAATCGTTACGAGGGGTTGGAAGTCATCTCCCCCACGGAGTTTGAAGTCGTGCTGTATCTGAACCAAATGGGGGTTTTCAACTTCGTGGACGACGGCTCCTTGCCGGGCTGCGCTGTGTTAAAGTTAAGCGACGGGCGCAAGAGGAGTATGTCCCTCTGGGTGGAGTTCATCACGGCGTCTGGCTACCTCTCCGCTCGCAAAATCCGGTCCAGATTTCAGACTCTGGTGGCTCAAGCCGTGGATAAGTGCAGTTACAGAGACGTGGTTAAGATGGTGGCGGACACCAGCGAAGTGAAGCtgagaatcagggacaggtacgTCGTGCAGATCACTCCGGCGTTCAAATGCACGGGCATCTGGCCGCGGAGTGCTGCCCACTGGCCGCTCCCCCACATCCCCTGGCCGGGACCCAACAGGGTGGCGGAGGTCAAGGCGG
Protein-coding regions in this window:
- the MAB21L1 gene encoding putative nucleotidyltransferase MAB21L1 yields the protein MIAAQAKLVYHLNKYYNEKCQARKAAIAKTIREVCKVVSDVLKEVEVQEPRFISSLNEMDNRYEGLEVISPTEFEVVLYLNQMGVFNFVDDGSLPGCAVLKLSDGRKRSMSLWVEFITASGYLSARKIRSRFQTLVAQAVDKCSYRDVVKMVADTSEVKLRIRDRYVVQITPAFKCTGIWPRSAAHWPLPHIPWPGPNRVAEVKAEGFNLLSKECHSLAGKQSSAESDAWVLQFAEAENRLQMGGCRKKCLSILKTLRDRHLELPGQPLNNYHMKTLVSYECEKHPRESDWDESCLGDRLNGILLQLISCLQCRRCPHYFLPNLDLFQGKPHSALENAAKQTWRLAREILTNPKSLEKL